Proteins encoded by one window of Aliivibrio wodanis:
- a CDS encoding putative ferredoxin, whose protein sequence is MKKIEINSTITINDSSNNSLLETLEDQGIIAESQCRNGDCGSCRCTLVSGKVSYSTFPLAFLAPNEILPCVCKAETSLVIKDLNYQLFNDRKTKNDSK, encoded by the coding sequence ATGAAAAAGATAGAAATAAATAGCACGATTACAATAAATGATTCATCTAATAATTCATTATTAGAAACGTTAGAAGATCAAGGTATTATAGCTGAATCTCAATGTCGAAATGGTGATTGCGGTAGCTGTCGTTGTACTTTAGTTTCAGGGAAAGTTAGTTATTCGACGTTTCCCCTAGCCTTTTTAGCGCCTAATGAAATCTTACCTTGTGTCTGTAAAGCAGAAACTAGCTTAGTAATAAAAGATCTTAATTATCAATTATTCAATGATAGAAAAACAAAAAACGACTCTAAATAG